A genomic region of Campylobacter corcagiensis contains the following coding sequences:
- a CDS encoding LptA/OstA family protein yields MVFLRRLGLFLAIIAMPIFAEKVEVTADNFFADEVKLISVLTGNVHVKKGSYDTLDSNKITIYFDKNKQPIKYEATDNARFKILINESHYNGKGDKLTYIPAEDKYILTGNAWIEEVETKREVFGDIITISQLDGKYEVDSFRDSKNKDKKPARLIFHVEEKK; encoded by the coding sequence ATGGTATTTTTACGAAGATTAGGGCTGTTTTTGGCAATCATTGCTATGCCTATTTTTGCAGAGAAAGTTGAGGTTACAGCTGATAATTTTTTTGCTGATGAGGTAAAATTAATAAGTGTTTTAACAGGCAATGTTCATGTAAAAAAAGGCTCATATGACACACTTGATAGCAATAAAATCACTATCTATTTTGATAAAAATAAGCAACCTATAAAGTATGAAGCCACTGATAATGCTAGGTTTAAAATCTTAATCAACGAAAGCCACTATAATGGCAAAGGAGATAAGCTTACATATATTCCAGCTGAGGATAAATACATCCTTACTGGAAATGCTTGGATAGAAGAAGTTGAGACTAAAAGAGAGGTTTTTGGAGATATTATAACTATAAGCCAACTTGATGGAAAGTATGAAGTTGATAGCTTTAGAGATAGTAAAAACAAAGATAAAAAACCAGCAAGACTAATATTTCATGTTGAGGAAAAAAAGTGA
- the yihA gene encoding ribosome biogenesis GTP-binding protein YihA/YsxC, translating into MIKTGAANFITSSPNLSLSPNFGLSEVVFIGRSNVGKSSLINSLANHKNLAKSSQTPGKTKLINFFEINFIDESERYKLVFVDLPGFGYAKVGKSTHEIWSKALDEFVRNRSTIRLFIHLKDSRHFDLDIDLEVGNYLKDIKKPDQTILNFYTKSDKLNQSERFKVLKFDPSAVFVSSLNQKGIDKARELIIKGTFGGI; encoded by the coding sequence GTGATAAAAACAGGGGCTGCTAACTTTATCACATCATCTCCAAATTTAAGCCTTAGTCCAAATTTTGGACTAAGTGAGGTTGTGTTTATTGGGCGATCAAATGTTGGCAAAAGTAGCCTTATAAACTCACTTGCAAATCATAAAAATTTAGCAAAAAGTAGCCAAACACCAGGAAAAACTAAGCTTATAAATTTCTTTGAGATAAATTTTATAGATGAAAGTGAGAGATATAAACTTGTTTTTGTTGATTTGCCAGGTTTTGGCTATGCAAAGGTTGGCAAATCAACGCATGAAATTTGGTCAAAAGCACTAGATGAGTTTGTAAGAAATAGAAGCACTATTAGGCTTTTTATTCACTTAAAAGATTCAAGACATTTTGATTTAGATATTGATTTAGAAGTGGGAAATTATCTAAAAGATATAAAAAAGCCAGATCAAACCATACTAAATTTTTATACAAAAAGTGATAAACTAAATCAAAGTGAGCGTTTTAAAGTTCTTAAATTTGATCCATCAGCAGTTTTTGTATCATCGCTAAATCAAAAAGGAATTGATAAAGCCAGAGAGCTCATCATAAAAGGAACTTTTGGTGGAATTTAA
- a CDS encoding N-acetyltransferase, with protein sequence MVEFKKAKLKDISLMQEMIKPEIESGVILPRSNDEIATSIRSYILAYEKDELIGYGALKIYSQKLAEIRSLVIKREFRAKGVGSALVKELLKEAKEYEIEAVFALTYRDKFFINLGFEVVDKDELPSQKIWADCIKCKNFPVCNEIAVIYKF encoded by the coding sequence TTGGTGGAATTTAAAAAAGCAAAACTAAAAGATATATCTTTGATGCAAGAGATGATAAAACCTGAGATTGAAAGTGGAGTCATACTTCCTAGGTCAAATGACGAGATAGCAACTTCGATTCGCTCATACATTTTAGCTTATGAAAAAGATGAGCTTATCGGGTATGGAGCACTTAAAATTTATAGTCAAAAATTAGCTGAGATTAGAAGTCTTGTTATAAAAAGAGAATTTAGAGCAAAAGGAGTTGGCTCAGCTCTTGTAAAAGAGCTTTTAAAAGAGGCAAAAGAGTATGAGATAGAGGCTGTTTTTGCGCTAACTTACAGGGATAAATTTTTTATAAATTTAGGTTTTGAAGTTGTTGATAAAGATGAGTTGCCTAGTCAGAAAATTTGGGCTGATTGTATAAAGTGTAAGAACTTTCCTGTATGCAACGAAATAGCAGTTATTTACAAGTTTTAG
- the mrdA gene encoding penicillin-binding protein 2: MRLKIAAFFVIFVWVLILSRLYYLSIVSNEEYASIAKENAIKTKDIPPTRGQILDSKGRPVAINLLGYSLFLAPHLKNEELNKEISYIVDVFKDQNSSKDLNASLIEKEYKKQNSPYNQEFIKVVDFLDYDRVIPHFARLNLRSNLMVEPASLRHYPYDSLASHVVGYVGRATARDIEKNPLSRLTNIMGRSGVEAYYNDILQGKKGERQTKVTALNHIVEEISYVKPQSSDISLHIDMEIQEFLKDLYKDHSGAVIIMDVETGAIIGAGSFPEYSLNPFVTGISSAEWNELINDLDHPFTNKLANGLYPPGSVIKMAMSLAFLNSGKITKDTSHFCGGYLEYGKNKHKFRCWKRWGHGDMNMNDSIRESCDVYYYENSLIVGIDFIAANLEKFGFGKKSGVDLPNEFLGTVPSKAWKMEKYNQPWYIGETIITSIGQGSMLVTPIQMAKHTAEIASGKGLTPHFLKSIDGKEVEFDTYEVFSSFEKDQLPAIRHAMYEVSNHPKGTAYRYTNDSRVKIATKTGTAQVVSIPQSEKVRMKEKDMEYYQRSHAWIVGFGPYEKPKYAVTVLVEHGGGGSSVGGPIIKRVFEKLLDMGYIDENATK; this comes from the coding sequence TTGAGACTTAAAATAGCTGCTTTTTTTGTGATTTTTGTTTGGGTACTTATCCTTTCAAGATTATACTATTTAAGCATAGTATCAAATGAAGAGTATGCAAGTATCGCGAAAGAAAATGCTATTAAAACCAAAGATATTCCACCAACAAGAGGGCAAATTTTAGACTCTAAAGGTAGACCTGTTGCTATAAATTTGCTAGGGTACTCTCTTTTTTTAGCACCCCATCTAAAAAACGAAGAACTAAATAAAGAGATTTCATATATAGTTGATGTTTTTAAAGATCAAAATTCAAGCAAAGATTTAAACGCAAGCCTAATAGAAAAAGAGTATAAAAAACAAAACTCACCGTACAATCAAGAATTTATAAAAGTTGTTGATTTTTTAGATTATGATAGAGTTATACCGCACTTTGCTAGATTAAATTTACGCTCAAATTTAATGGTTGAACCAGCTTCACTTAGGCACTATCCTTATGATAGCTTAGCCTCTCATGTAGTTGGCTATGTAGGAAGAGCTACAGCTAGAGATATAGAAAAAAACCCGCTCTCACGCCTTACAAACATAATGGGAAGAAGTGGAGTTGAGGCTTATTATAATGATATTTTACAGGGTAAAAAAGGCGAACGCCAAACAAAAGTTACAGCACTAAATCACATTGTAGAAGAGATATCATATGTAAAACCACAAAGTTCTGATATATCGCTTCATATAGATATGGAAATTCAAGAATTTTTAAAAGATCTTTACAAAGATCACTCAGGTGCTGTTATCATAATGGATGTTGAAACTGGAGCGATAATAGGAGCGGGAAGTTTTCCTGAGTATAGCTTAAACCCTTTTGTTACTGGGATTAGCTCAGCTGAGTGGAATGAGCTAATAAACGACCTTGATCATCCATTTACAAATAAACTCGCAAATGGTCTTTATCCGCCAGGTTCTGTCATAAAAATGGCGATGTCACTAGCGTTTTTAAATAGCGGTAAGATTACTAAAGATACTAGCCATTTTTGTGGCGGTTACTTAGAGTATGGAAAAAATAAGCACAAATTTCGCTGCTGGAAGCGTTGGGGTCATGGCGATATGAATATGAATGATTCTATTAGGGAAAGCTGTGATGTTTATTACTATGAAAACAGCCTTATTGTAGGCATTGACTTTATAGCTGCAAATTTAGAGAAATTTGGATTTGGTAAAAAAAGCGGTGTTGATTTGCCAAATGAGTTTTTAGGAACTGTTCCAAGCAAAGCATGGAAAATGGAAAAGTACAACCAGCCGTGGTATATAGGAGAGACAATCATTACTTCCATAGGGCAAGGAAGTATGCTAGTAACTCCTATACAAATGGCAAAACACACTGCTGAAATTGCAAGTGGCAAGGGCTTAACACCTCACTTTTTAAAAAGTATAGATGGCAAAGAAGTTGAGTTTGATACATATGAGGTTTTTAGCTCTTTTGAAAAAGATCAACTTCCTGCCATAAGACATGCTATGTATGAGGTTTCAAATCACCCAAAAGGAACGGCTTATAGATATACAAACGATAGTAGAGTAAAGATTGCCACTAAAACAGGAACTGCTCAAGTTGTAAGCATACCACAAAGTGAAAAGGTTCGCATGAAAGAAAAAGATATGGAGTACTATCAGAGATCTCATGCTTGGATAGTTGGTTTTGGTCCTTATGAAAAACCAAAATATGCTGTAACTGTCTTAGTAGAACATGGTGGTGGCGGAAGTAGTGTGGGTGGTCCTATCATAAAAAGAGTTTTTGAAAAGCTTTTAGATATGGGATATATCGACGAAAATGCTACGAAATAG
- a CDS encoding ankyrin repeat domain-containing protein, whose translation MKLSFISSLKFINLIILTLILSSCDDNNKSHFTVTADTVIKPGSEISKYVTQDEINSFGFRYWDIDNNYTEFVNPIAIPLRDALKQKNTNKVLSYLKDNNLSADIQIEDGTTPIMYSSFYNDINTTNELIKLGADVHKKDKYGLSPMAYAISMNSIDVVKALINSGVKFEEVPLTQGYILTPSYRNIEKLVIDGDNIEIIYKYNNVQKDYDTPKGYGYMFDDIVFKNWLELAKIILDSGYKPYPYFFNGDEVLVGNSIYDIFPKEEVNNAMDIELEEYKNQAGDNFDLKLFIDDFSYDYSLYKVLENVPNHEPMLNLLLEHNISGQPSKELMKKVYDSECYDDYVWHSKTKENKGIDKNYEIFFTLRLKLAQSMCSDKNGTFNNIKDYIYYKNRRNLTDGIVGIINSGDKVIFKNPTDTIYNEINTINGKNFIE comes from the coding sequence TTGAAACTAAGCTTTATAAGCTCACTTAAATTTATAAACTTAATAATATTAACACTAATACTTTCATCTTGTGATGATAATAATAAATCACACTTCACAGTTACAGCTGATACTGTCATTAAACCAGGATCTGAAATTTCAAAGTATGTAACTCAAGATGAAATTAATAGCTTTGGATTTAGATACTGGGATATAGATAATAATTACACTGAATTTGTTAATCCTATAGCCATTCCATTAAGAGATGCTTTAAAACAAAAAAACACAAATAAAGTATTAAGTTATTTAAAAGATAATAATCTAAGTGCAGATATACAAATAGAAGATGGAACAACACCTATAATGTATTCAAGCTTTTATAATGATATAAATACTACAAATGAACTAATAAAACTAGGTGCTGATGTCCATAAAAAAGATAAGTATGGTTTAAGCCCTATGGCTTATGCTATTTCTATGAATAGCATAGATGTAGTTAAAGCTTTAATTAATAGTGGTGTTAAATTTGAAGAAGTACCACTTACTCAAGGATATATTTTAACACCAAGCTATAGAAATATTGAAAAATTAGTAATAGATGGTGATAATATAGAAATCATCTATAAATACAATAATGTTCAAAAAGATTACGATACGCCTAAGGGTTATGGATATATGTTTGATGATATTGTTTTTAAAAACTGGTTAGAACTAGCAAAAATAATCCTAGATAGTGGCTATAAACCATATCCATATTTTTTTAATGGAGATGAAGTTTTAGTTGGAAATAGTATATATGATATTTTTCCAAAAGAAGAAGTCAACAATGCTATGGATATAGAGTTAGAAGAGTATAAAAACCAAGCTGGTGATAATTTTGATTTAAAGCTTTTTATAGATGACTTTTCATATGATTACTCTTTATATAAAGTTTTAGAAAATGTTCCCAATCACGAACCAATGCTAAATTTACTCCTAGAACACAATATCTCAGGACAACCATCAAAAGAGCTAATGAAAAAAGTGTATGATAGTGAATGTTATGATGACTATGTTTGGCATTCCAAAACAAAAGAAAATAAAGGTATAGATAAAAACTATGAAATATTTTTTACACTAAGATTAAAATTAGCACAAAGTATGTGTTCTGATAAAAATGGAACTTTTAATAATATAAAAGATTATATTTATTATAAAAATAGGAGAAATTTAACAGACGGCATTGTAGGTATCATAAATAGTGGTGATAAGGTGATTTTTAAAAATCCAACGGATACTATTTATAATGAAATAAATACAATAAATGGTAAAAATTTCATAGAATAA
- a CDS encoding ArsS family sensor histidine kinase, whose amino-acid sequence MLGLSRSSIFYSITFIFILGTVGIGLAFLWLMDYDKQNYTNELNTRYSITSNATLYKLAGLMNQSEYQNQMENFNMYEISDPSQIELIKTTGVILQEITTKIGTAAIIFYNKHHFVMVKHADKEILLQDLDYQPYRYDIIKVIFCLVFLILLVTYIFIIRKIKPLRKLKREINKFASGDLNIKDVSRGKDEISDVASAFYNSVMQIKRLNESRALFLRNIMHELKTPITKGRITVEMIEKNKYQERLISVFEKLEELINEFAAVERATAIIDISDMGECMLNELIYEAIKIAMVDKSRVENLASDMKIRADFKLLSIAIKNIIDNAMKYSDDKKVKIFTKNNSLEFHTLGDEMSGKLEYYIEPFTKGDNAKQSFGLGLYIVDSIVKAHGMKFSHRYENGYNVFSFVGLDKLSVKEVPNLEKIDEI is encoded by the coding sequence ATGTTAGGACTTAGCAGAAGCTCGATTTTTTACAGTATAACTTTTATATTTATACTTGGAACTGTCGGGATTGGTCTTGCTTTTTTGTGGCTGATGGACTATGATAAGCAAAACTACACTAACGAACTAAACACGCGTTATTCCATCACATCAAACGCTACGCTTTATAAACTTGCAGGACTAATGAATCAAAGCGAGTATCAAAACCAGATGGAAAATTTCAATATGTATGAAATTTCAGACCCTAGTCAGATTGAACTGATTAAAACAACTGGGGTTATACTTCAAGAAATAACTACTAAAATCGGCACCGCTGCTATTATTTTTTACAACAAACATCACTTTGTTATGGTCAAACACGCTGATAAAGAGATCTTACTTCAAGATTTGGATTACCAACCATATAGATATGATATTATAAAAGTTATTTTTTGTTTAGTTTTTTTAATTCTTCTTGTAACTTATATCTTCATAATACGAAAAATAAAACCACTTCGCAAACTAAAAAGAGAGATAAATAAATTTGCAAGCGGGGATTTAAATATAAAAGATGTAAGCAGGGGAAAAGATGAGATTAGCGATGTAGCAAGTGCTTTTTACAACTCAGTTATGCAGATAAAAAGACTAAATGAGTCAAGAGCACTTTTTCTTAGAAACATTATGCACGAACTTAAAACCCCGATAACAAAAGGGCGAATAACAGTCGAAATGATAGAGAAAAACAAATATCAAGAACGCCTTATTTCTGTTTTTGAAAAACTTGAAGAGCTTATAAATGAATTTGCTGCAGTTGAAAGAGCAACCGCTATAATTGATATCTCAGACATGGGTGAATGCATGCTAAATGAACTTATATATGAAGCTATAAAAATAGCCATGGTTGATAAAAGTAGAGTTGAAAATTTAGCTAGCGATATGAAAATAAGGGCTGATTTTAAACTTTTAAGTATAGCCATAAAAAATATCATTGATAACGCTATGAAGTACTCTGATGATAAAAAGGTTAAGATTTTTACTAAAAACAACTCTTTAGAATTTCACACTTTAGGCGATGAAATGAGCGGAAAACTTGAGTACTATATAGAGCCGTTTACCAAAGGCGATAATGCCAAACAAAGCTTTGGTCTTGGACTATATATCGTAGATAGCATAGTAAAAGCACATGGGATGAAATTTAGCCACAGATATGAAAATGGATATAATGTTTTTAGTTTCGTTGGGCTTGATAAGCTAAGCGTTAAAGAGGTACCAAATTTAGAAAAAATTGATGAAATTTAG
- a CDS encoding response regulator transcription factor has translation MTKILMIEDNVELAEILTEYLEQYDMSVTTADDPYIGLSKLNLDKFDLVILDLTLPGLDGLEVCKEIRKTSSVPIIVSSARHDLTDKVNAFDFGADDYMPKPYNPQELLVRIKSLIRRSEGSLSVEKSETNKDLVLNEFEHTITLKGKALSLTVAEFDILSYLIKKEGGAISREELIYNCDAISEESTNKSIDVIIGRIRSKLGEDPKNPKYIHAIRGVGYKLTQ, from the coding sequence ATGACAAAAATTTTAATGATAGAAGATAATGTTGAATTAGCTGAAATTTTAACTGAGTATTTAGAACAATACGATATGAGTGTTACAACAGCTGATGATCCATATATCGGACTTTCTAAGCTAAATTTAGATAAATTTGACCTTGTTATACTTGATCTTACTTTACCAGGACTTGATGGGCTAGAAGTTTGTAAAGAGATAAGAAAAACAAGCTCTGTTCCTATCATAGTATCAAGTGCAAGACATGATTTAACTGATAAAGTAAATGCATTTGATTTTGGTGCGGATGATTATATGCCAAAACCATACAACCCTCAAGAGCTTCTTGTTCGTATCAAAAGTCTCATTAGAAGAAGCGAAGGGAGTTTAAGCGTAGAAAAAAGTGAAACTAATAAAGATCTTGTTTTAAATGAATTTGAACACACTATAACACTAAAAGGAAAAGCCTTAAGCTTAACAGTGGCTGAATTTGATATCCTGAGCTATCTAATAAAAAAAGAAGGCGGTGCTATATCAAGAGAAGAGCTTATCTATAACTGTGATGCCATAAGTGAAGAGTCAACCAACAAAAGCATAGATGTAATAATTGGCAGAATTCGCTCAAAACTCGGAGAAGACCCTAAAAACCCAAAATATATCCACGCCATTAGAGGTGTTGGCTACAAACTCACACAGTGA
- a CDS encoding Do family serine endopeptidase, producing the protein MFKKLTLVSFIAASMLYASNIEFQNVQQDFKREQPNDSVVLSYNSSVAKAKKSVVNIATKKVISTRGNDFFNDPFFEQFFGFGFDMPKQRDVGSLGSGVIISKDGYIVTNNHVIDGADEVLVTLLEDNKEYTAKVIGTDPKTDIAVIKIEADNLNAIKFADSDKILEGDVVFAIGNPFGVGGTITQGIVSALNKNSVGLNHYENFIQTDASINPGNSGGALIDSRGALVGINSAILSRGGGNNGVGFAIPSNMVKDIAGQLAEDGKIQRGYIGVMISDLTKEQQSFYKNKDGALILGVEDDMPAAKAGIKRGDLIIKIEDKDIKNSNELKNFVATLKPGSKAEVEYERAGKIKSTTIELADADLGVSVSKIDGLELSDITPEISRQFRLSSDISGVLITDVKNGSKAQELGFMVRDVITQVNNTEVTSVSEFNEAFKKLKGDKALVWIIRRGIPYGLVIE; encoded by the coding sequence ATGTTTAAAAAATTAACTTTAGTTTCATTTATAGCAGCATCAATGTTATATGCTTCTAATATAGAATTTCAAAATGTACAGCAAGATTTTAAAAGAGAACAACCTAATGACTCAGTAGTTTTATCTTACAACTCATCAGTTGCAAAAGCTAAAAAGTCAGTCGTAAATATAGCAACAAAAAAAGTAATATCTACTCGTGGAAATGATTTTTTTAATGATCCATTTTTCGAGCAATTTTTTGGATTTGGTTTTGATATGCCAAAACAACGAGATGTTGGCTCTCTTGGATCTGGTGTTATCATCTCCAAAGATGGCTATATTGTTACAAATAACCATGTGATAGATGGTGCTGATGAAGTACTTGTAACTCTTCTAGAAGATAACAAAGAGTACACAGCAAAAGTCATAGGAACTGATCCAAAAACCGATATAGCCGTCATAAAAATAGAAGCTGATAATCTAAATGCTATTAAATTTGCTGATTCAGATAAAATTTTAGAAGGAGATGTTGTATTTGCTATAGGCAATCCTTTTGGAGTTGGTGGAACGATAACTCAAGGCATCGTATCAGCTCTAAATAAAAATAGTGTCGGGCTAAATCATTATGAAAATTTCATCCAAACAGATGCATCTATAAATCCTGGAAATTCAGGCGGAGCGTTAATAGATAGTCGTGGGGCATTAGTTGGTATAAACTCAGCTATTTTAAGTAGAGGTGGCGGAAATAATGGCGTAGGATTTGCAATTCCATCAAATATGGTAAAAGATATCGCAGGTCAACTTGCAGAAGATGGTAAAATACAAAGAGGCTATATCGGCGTAATGATATCAGATCTTACAAAAGAGCAACAAAGTTTTTATAAAAACAAAGATGGAGCACTTATTCTTGGGGTAGAAGATGATATGCCAGCAGCAAAAGCAGGAATAAAAAGAGGTGATCTTATAATAAAAATAGAAGATAAAGATATAAAAAATTCAAATGAGCTTAAAAATTTTGTGGCAACCTTAAAACCTGGTTCGAAAGCAGAAGTTGAGTATGAAAGAGCTGGCAAGATAAAAAGCACAACCATAGAGCTTGCAGATGCTGATTTAGGCGTTAGTGTGTCAAAGATTGATGGTTTAGAATTAAGCGATATAACACCTGAAATTTCAAGACAGTTTAGACTAAGTAGTGATATAAGTGGTGTTCTTATCACAGATGTAAAAAATGGCTCAAAAGCCCAAGAGTTAGGATTTATGGTAAGAGATGTTATCACTCAAGTAAATAATACAGAAGTTACAAGTGTAAGTGAATTTAATGAAGCCTTTAAAAAACTAAAAGGCGATAAGGCTCTTGTTTGGATCATAAGAAGGGGTATTCCTTATGGATTAGTCATTGAGTAA
- a CDS encoding DnaJ family protein gives MSDSLYETLGVDKSASSDDIKKAYRKLARKYHPDINKSPDAEEKFKEINAAYEILSDEEKRRQYDTRGDSMFGGQNFSDFARNAGDMGDLNEILRNIFGGSGFNFSGGFSQGFGGFSEDLDINANLTMDFEDAILGGEKEISLNGKSIKIRIPAGVDDGDKLRVRGKGSVSQRSNQRGDLILNLSVRPSSEYTRKGDDLYKTIDIPLKTALFGGKMSVKTPKKDVTIKIGENSKNAQKIRLKGYGVQNRKTKIYGDLYLNVNIILPDISSLDDETIKILKEKL, from the coding sequence ATGAGTGATAGTTTATATGAGACTTTGGGAGTGGATAAATCAGCAAGTAGCGATGATATAAAAAAGGCTTATAGAAAACTTGCTAGAAAGTACCATCCTGATATAAATAAAAGTCCAGATGCTGAAGAGAAATTTAAAGAGATAAATGCCGCTTATGAAATTTTAAGTGATGAAGAAAAAAGACGCCAGTATGATACTAGAGGGGACTCTATGTTTGGTGGTCAAAATTTTAGTGATTTTGCAAGAAATGCTGGCGATATGGGCGATTTAAATGAAATTTTAAGGAATATTTTTGGTGGTAGTGGCTTTAATTTTTCAGGGGGCTTTAGTCAAGGATTTGGTGGATTTAGCGAGGATTTAGACATTAATGCTAACCTTACTATGGACTTTGAAGATGCTATTTTAGGTGGCGAAAAAGAGATAAGTTTAAATGGTAAGAGTATTAAGATTAGAATTCCAGCTGGAGTTGATGATGGTGATAAGCTAAGGGTTAGAGGAAAAGGCTCTGTTTCACAGCGTTCAAACCAAAGAGGTGATCTTATACTAAATTTAAGCGTTAGACCAAGTAGTGAGTATACAAGAAAAGGTGATGATTTGTATAAAACAATTGATATTCCTCTAAAAACAGCTCTATTTGGTGGTAAAATGAGTGTAAAAACTCCAAAAAAAGATGTCACTATAAAAATAGGCGAAAATAGTAAAAACGCTCAAAAAATACGCCTAAAAGGGTATGGTGTTCAAAATAGAAAAACCAAAATTTATGGTGATTTGTATCTAAATGTAAACATCATACTTCCTGATATAAGCTCACTTGATGATGAGACTATAAAGATACTTAAAGAAAAACTATAA
- a CDS encoding heat shock protein transcriptional repressor HspR — MEGYDEPVYLISIVAKNLEIHPQTLRQYEKEGLIEPDRTAGRMRLYSQRDVDRIRAILTLTRDMGVNLAGVDVVFQLKQRIEEYEKEIEDLRLEIERLTKNSNSKGSLVKRKTKFDLIFLGNSDKK; from the coding sequence ATGGAAGGATATGACGAGCCGGTATATTTGATAAGTATAGTTGCTAAGAATTTAGAAATTCACCCTCAAACACTAAGGCAGTATGAAAAAGAAGGGCTTATAGAACCAGATAGAACTGCTGGTAGGATGAGACTTTACTCTCAAAGAGATGTTGATAGGATAAGGGCTATTTTAACTCTAACTAGAGATATGGGGGTAAATTTAGCTGGAGTTGATGTGGTTTTTCAACTAAAGCAGAGAATTGAAGAGTATGAAAAAGAGATAGAAGATCTCCGTCTTGAGATAGAAAGATTGACAAAAAATTCAAATTCCAAAGGTTCTCTTGTAAAAAGAAAAACTAAATTTGACCTAATATTTTTAGGAAATAGTGATAAAAAATAA
- a CDS encoding sodium-dependent transporter has product MNDKFSKIGFILAVAGSAVGLGNAWKFPTLVGTNGGSAFIILYLLLTFLVSFVIFLGEISIGKLSGKDPVNAYKMLAPKNAKFWSLAGFCIVGSVLIFSFYSVIMGWILKYCVSSVYYLPTTVDESGAVFSALLTSDLGVILFYYTVSVLLTFWIVSKGIVGGIERLNVWMMPALFIFLVIMLLFSFSMSGFSESAKFMLKPDFSALNKDSVLAALGLAFFTLSLGVGTIITYAASLPDKTDILKSSLSIVFINILIGVMMGLIVFTFIFEFGADPKEQGPGLVFISLATLFSKLGIVGNIFAVMFFVSLFFAALTSAVSMIEPSALYLINTFKMSRKKALSVILAFVYIMGVLCIFSYQATTSEYLTFFGKSFFDCVDYFTSNILMPISGILIAIFVGYIMNKSSLEELFIPYTGEIGFKIWYILLRTVAPLAVAIIMINQIFFS; this is encoded by the coding sequence TTGAATGATAAATTTAGTAAAATAGGCTTCATCTTAGCCGTTGCGGGTAGTGCTGTGGGTCTAGGAAATGCTTGGAAATTTCCAACCCTTGTTGGAACAAATGGTGGTTCGGCATTTATTATTCTTTATCTTTTGCTTACATTTTTAGTTAGTTTTGTTATATTTCTTGGCGAAATTTCTATTGGTAAACTAAGTGGTAAAGACCCAGTTAACGCCTACAAGATGCTTGCTCCAAAAAACGCTAAATTTTGGAGTTTAGCTGGATTTTGTATAGTTGGTTCTGTGCTTATATTTTCATTTTATAGCGTTATAATGGGCTGGATTTTAAAGTATTGTGTAAGTAGTGTTTACTACTTGCCAACCACAGTTGATGAGAGTGGGGCGGTATTTAGTGCACTTTTAACAAGTGATCTTGGAGTTATACTTTTTTATTATACAGTTTCTGTTTTGCTGACATTTTGGATAGTTTCAAAAGGCATTGTAGGTGGCATTGAAAGACTAAATGTCTGGATGATGCCAGCACTTTTTATATTTTTAGTGATAATGCTTCTGTTTTCTTTTTCTATGAGTGGTTTTAGCGAGTCTGCTAAATTTATGCTAAAACCTGACTTTTCAGCCCTTAATAAAGACTCAGTTTTAGCAGCTTTAGGTTTGGCATTTTTTACGCTATCGCTTGGCGTTGGTACGATTATAACATACGCTGCAAGCTTACCTGATAAAACTGACATTTTAAAAAGCTCTTTGTCTATTGTTTTTATAAATATTTTAATCGGCGTTATGATGGGTCTTATTGTTTTTACATTTATTTTTGAATTTGGAGCAGATCCTAAAGAGCAGGGCCCTGGTCTTGTTTTTATCTCGCTTGCTACACTTTTTTCAAAACTAGGCATAGTTGGAAATATATTTGCTGTTATGTTTTTTGTAAGCCTGTTCTTTGCTGCTTTAACAAGTGCTGTTTCTATGATAGAACCAAGTGCATTGTATCTTATCAACACCTTTAAAATGAGCCGAAAAAAAGCACTTAGCGTAATTTTAGCTTTTGTTTATATAATGGGGGTTTTATGTATATTTTCATATCAGGCAACAACTAGTGAGTATTTGACATTTTTTGGTAAGAGTTTCTTTGATTGTGTGGATTATTTCACATCTAATATTTTAATGCCAATTAGTGGTATTTTGATTGCTATTTTTGTTGGATATATTATGAATAAATCTTCTTTAGAAGAGCTTTTTATACCTTATACAGGTGAAATCGGGTTTAAAATTTGGTATATACTTTTAAGAACTGTTGCGCCACTTGCGGTTGCAATTATCATGATAAATCAAATTTTCTTTTCATAA